Proteins encoded within one genomic window of Streptomyces kaniharaensis:
- a CDS encoding CpaF family protein, with protein MRGSPLHQRPSADPAALPWSAPLLQPGPVRPQAVSDGRPAAPQPTAYTAPTPTAPTPTAVPSQLPSLDLRGAATRPAVDPQVARELKRQVAAELHQQITRLTAGSGAEPDRATRRQRGRALIEEAVARWSDAYAQTHGIPPTREQDRALAEAVFDLLFRAGRLQPYLDDPEIENILINGCDDVWVSRVHQPLRQVPPVADSDAELVELLQDLARQHGGGERSLSTASPTLALRLEGGMRLQALTEVTPRPYVAIRRHRVASATLPEMVQLGTLDGTLAAFLAAAIRARKNVMITGTQGVGKTSLLRAMAAEIPPDERIGTLESEFELWLHTLGHLRQVVPMEAREGNGERVEGRLAGELTIGDLIPAALRMTLSRIIVGEVRSGEVVPMLRVMTNGEGGSMCTLHARGPHMVVDRIAELCLEYGSHMTDALAYRLTANALDLIVHVAMVDETAVGGRRHRFVSHVLEVTGLGESGRPALNTVFGPRPELGEPRAVPHTPPQCLDDLRRAGFDASLLGSRYGSWAAPLQLRIGGGTR; from the coding sequence GTGCGCGGTAGCCCCCTGCACCAGCGCCCGTCGGCCGACCCGGCCGCGCTCCCGTGGTCGGCGCCGCTGCTCCAACCGGGCCCGGTCCGCCCGCAGGCCGTGTCCGACGGCCGGCCGGCCGCGCCCCAGCCGACGGCGTACACCGCGCCGACACCCACCGCGCCCACGCCCACCGCCGTCCCGTCCCAGCTGCCGTCGCTCGACCTGCGCGGCGCCGCCACCCGGCCGGCCGTCGACCCGCAGGTGGCCCGCGAGCTCAAGCGCCAGGTCGCGGCCGAACTGCACCAGCAGATCACGCGGTTGACCGCCGGCTCCGGCGCCGAGCCGGACCGCGCCACCCGCCGCCAGCGCGGCCGGGCGCTGATCGAGGAGGCCGTCGCCCGCTGGTCCGACGCCTACGCGCAGACCCACGGCATCCCGCCCACCCGGGAGCAGGACCGCGCGCTCGCCGAGGCCGTCTTCGACCTGCTGTTCCGGGCCGGGCGGCTCCAGCCCTACCTGGACGACCCCGAGATCGAGAACATCCTGATCAACGGCTGCGACGACGTCTGGGTCTCCCGGGTGCACCAACCGCTGCGCCAGGTCCCGCCGGTGGCCGACAGCGACGCCGAACTCGTCGAGCTGCTCCAGGACCTGGCCCGCCAGCACGGCGGCGGCGAGCGCAGCCTCTCCACCGCCAGCCCGACCCTCGCCCTGCGCCTGGAGGGCGGCATGCGCCTCCAGGCGCTCACCGAGGTGACCCCCCGCCCGTACGTGGCGATCCGGCGCCACCGGGTGGCCTCCGCGACGCTGCCCGAGATGGTCCAACTCGGCACCCTGGACGGCACCCTGGCCGCCTTCCTGGCCGCGGCGATCCGGGCCCGGAAGAACGTGATGATCACCGGCACCCAGGGCGTCGGCAAGACCAGCCTGCTGCGCGCGATGGCCGCCGAGATCCCGCCGGACGAGCGGATCGGTACCCTGGAATCGGAGTTCGAGCTCTGGCTGCACACCCTCGGCCACCTGCGCCAGGTCGTCCCGATGGAGGCCCGCGAGGGCAACGGCGAGCGCGTCGAGGGCCGCCTGGCGGGCGAGTTGACGATCGGCGACCTCATCCCGGCCGCCCTGCGGATGACGCTCTCGCGGATCATCGTCGGCGAGGTCCGCTCCGGCGAGGTCGTCCCGATGCTGCGCGTCATGACCAACGGTGAGGGCGGCTCGATGTGCACCCTGCACGCGCGCGGGCCGCACATGGTCGTCGACCGCATCGCCGAACTCTGCCTGGAGTACGGCTCGCACATGACCGACGCCCTCGCCTACCGGCTCACCGCCAATGCCCTGGACCTGATCGTGCACGTCGCCATGGTCGACGAGACGGCCGTCGGCGGGCGCCGGCACCGCTTCGTCTCGCACGTCCTGGAGGTCACCGGCCTCGGCGAGAGCGGGCGGCCCGCGCTGAACACCGTGTTCGGCCCGCGCCCGGAGCTCGGCGAGCCGCGGGCCGTCCCGCACACCCCGCCGCAGTGTCTGGACGACCTGCGCCGTGCCGGCTTCGACGCCTCGCTGCTCGGCTCCCGGTACGGGAGTTGGGCCGCCCCGCTCCAGCTGCGGATCGGCGGTGGCACCCGATGA
- a CDS encoding type II secretion system F family protein, whose product MMLLFVLCGLLVAAGLVALVAWARGSEQADDQDGGDGEERDNPLAGRAHVLWYGAPGTAPARMVRLRRIQLPLALLGGPLAWLFTGVPLTALLAALAVFGLPWLFDTTRSDTHRIERLEALSEWTQRIADVLLLGVGLNQAIVTSRRTAPAALEDEIGELAARLQARWRPEEALRAFADSLADATADKVLAALVLRAGDSGPGLARALADMADSVREEVRQRRAIEADRAKHRTTIRWLVGIITLVVTIGAFNTDYTRPYSTLVGQIVLAVVAALFVAIIAWMRALAAHPPVPRLLVADRRSRTGRHRPARDEAADGPSELLREAR is encoded by the coding sequence ATGATGCTGCTCTTCGTGCTGTGCGGGCTGCTGGTCGCGGCCGGGCTGGTCGCGCTGGTGGCCTGGGCCCGCGGCAGTGAGCAGGCGGACGACCAGGACGGAGGGGACGGCGAGGAGCGGGACAACCCACTGGCCGGCCGCGCCCACGTGCTCTGGTACGGCGCACCCGGTACCGCCCCCGCCCGGATGGTGCGGCTGCGCCGGATCCAGCTGCCGCTCGCGCTCCTCGGCGGGCCGCTGGCCTGGTTGTTCACCGGCGTGCCGCTGACCGCCCTCCTGGCGGCACTGGCCGTGTTCGGCCTGCCCTGGCTGTTCGACACCACCCGCTCGGACACCCACCGGATCGAACGCCTGGAGGCGCTCTCCGAGTGGACCCAGCGCATCGCCGACGTGCTGCTGCTCGGCGTCGGCCTCAACCAGGCGATCGTCACCAGCCGCCGCACCGCCCCCGCGGCCCTGGAGGACGAGATCGGCGAGCTCGCCGCCCGGCTGCAGGCCCGCTGGCGGCCCGAGGAGGCGCTGCGCGCCTTCGCCGACAGCCTCGCCGACGCCACCGCCGACAAGGTGCTGGCCGCGCTCGTCCTGCGCGCTGGCGACAGCGGCCCAGGCCTCGCCCGCGCGCTCGCCGACATGGCCGACTCGGTGCGCGAGGAGGTCCGCCAGCGCCGCGCCATCGAGGCCGACCGCGCCAAGCACCGCACCACCATCCGCTGGCTGGTCGGCATCATCACGCTGGTCGTCACCATCGGCGCGTTCAACACCGACTACACCCGGCCCTACAGCACGCTGGTCGGGCAGATCGTGCTCGCCGTCGTGGCCGCGCTGTTCGTGGCGATCATCGCCTGGATGCGCGCGCTCGCCGCCCACCCGCCGGTGCCCCGGCTGCTGGTGGCCGACCGGCGCAGCCGTACCGGCCGC